The stretch of DNA AAATTACGAGTTGTTTGTCATTTATTTTTTGAATTTCCTGACTGAATTGAAGCAAATGAGACTTTTTTGTATATTAGTCTTGGCACTATGTTATTCGTACGATGTTCAAGCTCAAGTTTGGGCACCTCCAGGATACAATACCAGACCCAACCAAGATTTTTTCTCTTACGATACAGGTATCAATAAATACGACAACGATTATTACTTGTATTTTGCCCCATCTTTCAATTTTAACTTACTTGGGGTAATGGGTGCATCTTTTACTCTTCCGATGAACTTTCTTATTTATGATAAAGAGCCTAAGATGGAAGGTAGCAGGGTAGGTAAACTTCGACCTATGGACTACGATCAGAAATCGGACTATCTACGTTTGATCAATTATTTGTGGTATGGAACTTTTGGGGAGTATAAACCCGGAGAGTTGACGTATTCTGTTTATATCGGTAAGACTTTTGATGCTTATATTGGTCATGGTTCTATATTGAACAGGTACGTGAACAATCAAAGAATAGACGTTTATAAAGCCGGGCTTTGGGCGGATTTAAACGGAGATTACGGTGGAGTTCAAGTATTTACAAATTCTATCTACGATAGGGATGTAAATGCGGGTAGGGTATTTATTCGCCCGGCTGCGATTGTTACTAAAGCTATAGATATAGTAAGAGGGAAGGCTGATCTTGTGGGGATGATGCCTGCTTATGGAAATGTATTGGATGAAGCCGGAAGAAAAAGTGTGAAAGAGGAGGCCGGTCTCAATACAAAAAATGATCGATCTATGAAGTTAGATGAAGAAAAGTCGGACGACAAGAAAAAAGAAGAAGAAAAAAAGAAAAATGAAAATATAAAACCCGGGCAACTTTTTAGACCGGATGCTTGGTGGAATCGTTTTGCGATTGGTTATACTTCAGCTTACGATAGAGATGCTCCTTATGATTTAAAGTTTGACACTACAGGAAATTTGATCCTCGATTCATCTCATAACCCACAAGCTCTCTCTGAAAAAAAAGTGAGAATAGACGGGTACGACGCAGAAATTAAAGTAGTGAGCACTCAATATGTTGAGATTACCCCTTACTATGACGTAAATAAAATCAGAGGGTTAGAGAATTCTCACGGAACCCACTATGGTATAATTGCTAAATTTGGCGGGAAGGATGTAAACATTACATTAAAACCAGAATATAGAAATATGTCTGCAAACTACATTCCTATGTATTTTGATAGTTTTTATGAATTAGAAAGGTTTAGCACAAATTCGGTTACTTCTCTTCCGACTTCTAAATGGAAATACGCAAATAGTTTGGATCCAAATGCCGGCAACATTAAAGGCTCATACCAAACATTTTTATTCAATTTTTATAGAATTGCAGTTGAAGCAAGCTATGAAGACTATGACGGACCCGACAACTCTAGGGTGTTTACTGGACTGTATTTGCCTATTGGAGAAATGTTTAGAATTTCTGGTTACTATATGAAGAAAGGGTTTGATAAGAAGAAAGACGCTTATAAATTAGATGATAAGGCGATGGGAGCCATTGAGCTTGCGATTAAATTAGGTCCAATTCAAATCAAGTTGCAGGATAGAAGAAGATGGGTGGCCGATGAAGAAACAGGAAAGTTTGTAGCTAAAGATGAAAAAATGATTTTATTTTCCGGTGGAACAAAATTTTAGAAATGAAAAATCCACTTTTTCTTTTTTGATTTTTTCTTTTCTTTACGAAACTCCCAAGGAGGAATTGGATCTTCTAAATTCCAAAGACCGATTTTTTTGTCTTTTGCTATTCTCTCTGCTTCAATATATTCTTTAGAGCGGTTGTACTTTCTATACACCCAAGCATTTCCTGTTTTTACCATTTCTAAATTTATATTTTGGTTTTCTGATTTGATATAGCCTAAAATTCTTTTGTATTTATCTTCTCCTTGTACACTAACTTCTACAATTTTTCCAAAAATAAAATCCGATAGAGCTTGTTTGGATTTTCTTCCATGCGTTTGGTTTTTTTCCGGTGCATCAATTCCTGATAAACGAATCTTATATTGGGTGTTATCCTCTTTACTATATAGACGAATCGTATCTCCATCACTTACGCCCACTACCTTCCCTGTAAGGATTTCTTCGGAGAACAGACTCAAAAAAGATATAAGGAATAGTGGAAGAATTATTTTGACCATTCTATTATCACCCAATCATTCAATTTATCTTCATACAATAATTTGCCGCCCAAATTCTTGGAAAATAGCTCAATTGCTAAGTCCCTTTTTTCTGTAATTACCCCACTAAAAAGAAAATGATCTGTCTGTATCGAAGAAATGAAATCAATATTATTTGATATAACTGAATATGTTATATTGGTTAAAAGAAAATCATACTTTTTTTCTTGAGCCATTTTGTGATCGAATCCACCTTCATACAATTCAAATCGTACGTTAGGCGGAATTGCGTTTTCATTCCAATTGTATTCGGCAGCTCGTATCGAATTGGGATCAATATCCAATGCTGTGACAAATTTTGCACCGAGGAGTGCTGCCCCGATAGATAGGATTCCTGATCCTGTACCAATATCGAGAATAGATTTTTCTGTGAAGTTTAAAGAGCTCATCCTATTTAACATCAACTTTGTTGTTTCGTGGTGTCCTGTTCCAAACGCCATTCCAGGGTTTAGAAAAAGAGGAATCGAAGAGCTTGGAGTATTTGCGTTTTTTGACTTTTCCCAAGTTGGGATTATGAAATATCTACCGATTTCAAAAGGAGTATAGAATTCTTTGTAAGATTCCTCGTAATCTTTGGTTTCAATGATCTTTGATTCAAGAAAAAAATCATCCAAAGAGTGTATTTTTAAGAATACGAAAATTTTTAATTCGGTATGTAGATCATCCTCTTTTAAATAGACGCTCAGTCTGGTGTTGTCTGATATAATTCCTTCTTTATGAGATTTTGGATTTTCCGGATCAAAAAGAATCTCGTAATACCCTTCTATAGGAAGTTGTAAAACAAATTCTTCAAATTCGTCATAAATTTTTTTAGGAATTTGTATCTTGCATTCTCTGTACTTCATAAAAATTTAAATCAAATCACTAAAATGGATAGATGAAAATTGGCTCTTTACTGTATTTCCTAACAGTTGAAAATGAGCGGTGAGCTTTTTTGTATTTTCTAAATTTTCTTCGTTCAAAGGACAGTGAAATGATTCTCCTACGAGTATTTCATAGACTGAATATAAAGACAAATCTTCGGATCTTTTCACCGGACATACTTCGCCTTGCGTGCTAACCGTTATTAGATTTGATTCTTGGAGTTTCCTTTCTAAATTCTCATAGTCAGTGATTCCAAAATTCAATTTTTTTTGTAACTCTCTATTGGATAGGAGAGTTCCTTTGTCTCTTTGAGATCTATAAATTTCTTGAAGAAAGCTCACTCCTTTATAAAAACCATTCTGTAAACTTTCATCAATTTCCACAAATGGGTGCTCAGGTAAAAGATACCTTTCTTTATGGTGCAAGGTGGCGGTAATTTCGGCTCCAAACAATACGATGAGTGACAAGCTATAAACCCCGAGTAAAGAAATTGGAATTACAGCAAGTGCTCTGTAGATTATCATTGTAGTTTCGCTAAAGGACGTAACGTAGAATTTGAAAAAAATAGAAAACATTAGAAAAATCACACCTGTTACACAGGCTCCGATTGCAGCAGATAAAAATGGAACTCGGTCGTTGGGTATAAGTAAAAATAAACTAAGAAAAAAAATCCAAACTCCAAAGAGAGGTACTATAAATCCAAAAATAGAATATAGAGAAAATACACTCCCTCCACCTTGTATGTTTTCCCATACAATTGTTTTATCTTGAATATCTCCGATTGAAATTTTTCTAAATTCTCCTACAGAAAGAATATCTCCACTAACAGTTTTGGTACTTACCTCTGAGTTTGGAGCTTCTTTTTGCTTTTCTTCTTTAAATGAAGTAAAGACAACTTTAGGATTGATTGTAATCATTGCAGTCGGTTTGGCTTTTGAAATATCTTGATAAGAAACCCATTTTACCCCACTATCAAAAGATTGTAAAATTTCTCCTATGTCGTTTAAAACTAAAATAACCGGCCCGTTGGAATCTGATAGAATCCATAGTTTTTTATAAGAATTTCTCTTGTGCGATATATTGAGCCAATTGTTCCCGCCATCTTCAGATTTTAATATAGTTCCGCGATCTCCTACCACAAATAGAGTCATTGGGTTTAGTGCTTCAATATCGTTGATGCTGTTTGTGGAAATTTTTTGTGGTACAAAACTATCTCCACCATCTTTTGTTTTCCATAGGGTTCCATTCGTATCCAATATAAAACCGATAGTTTCATTGAAAAATGTGATTTTATTTGCAGACATTTTTAATACACCGGTGAATACGGGCTTATAGGAAATTCCGTTTCGATTGTATCGAAGTAGTTCTCCATTTTCCATTACAAGGAACAATTGGTCTTCTGTAACAATAGAGAAGTCTTTAAATTTTGTTCCGTTAAAATACGTTACGTTCCATTCAGCACCAAGATTTGTAGAATCCAATAGAACTCCATTTTCAGAGATTGCAAAAAGAGTCTTACCTTTGTTTCTGATTTTTACAAAATTTTCACTTTGAATTTTTGGTTTATTGCATACCCCTATATCTTCTCCAAACGAATTTAAGCATTTCATATTTTCAAAATCAATTTTTAAGTCTTTTAAGATAGCGAGCCTTTTTCCGTTTTCGTTCACTTTAAGGATTGTTCCTTTTTCACCTGATATCCATAAATAATTGTCTGATGACCTTGCAATGGAAAAATAATGAGGTGAGCGAATGATTCCTGAAACTTTTTCACTGATTCCGCCTATCGTCATAAAAAGAAGAGGTCCGATAGTGAGAATGAAAAAGTAAAAGATCAACTTATTAAAAAAGGATCGATCGGATTGAATCCTCCAGATTTGGTTGAAGGAAGTTTCAAAAGTTCTAAGAACTGCAGTTGCCGAAAATATTAAAACTACAAAACCAATCGCTCCGATTTGTGTAGCGGCACTGATTATACTGTTTAGGGTTTCAAGGTATGGGTTTATATCTATTAAAATATTATTTTTTAATAAGAAGGAATTGATCTCATCAAATAGAACATCTTTTTTCTCGTTGAACCCTGATGTAATCGTGATTAGTGCCAATGCGACTGTTAGCATGGGGACTAGGGATACGATAGCAGTGTATGCAATTCCTGAGGCTTTGGTTAGGCAATCATCTTTTAGAAATCGGAAGATAGATACAGAGATTACTCTAAGTGCAACTATTACAGATCGCAAAAATTTATTCTCTCGATTTAGATCAAATAGCTTAATTAGAAATTCATTTTTTTTGGTTTGCATATTTATTACTCCGATTTTTTATTTCACTGCGTATAGGACAAGGCTGGAAGTGAGACTTTTGTTATTCAATCTGATTTTACTTTTAAAATGGTAAAATGAAATACGAAACCACGTCAAATAGTCGGTAAGTTTAGAAAAACTCCCTCTTGATTTTTGTAGTTTTGCTAATAACGGAAAATCCACTCCAAAGAAAGAATAGAATTTAGAAAAACCATTTTTCGTCAAAATTTTTTTTAAATTAGATTCAGAATAATAAAACAGATGTCCGGGTAAATAGTAGTGGTAAGATGCCCCTGCTGAAATGGCTTGCCACCCTTCAAAATTAGCGGTTTGTATCACAAGTAGTCCGTCTTTCTTTAATAGATCAAACAATTTTTGAAACACTTCTTTTGGCTTGTCTAAATGCTCTATTACCTCAATCAAAGTAATTACATCAAAAAAATGATTCGGAAACTTAGAGTCCAAAAACTCACCTTGAAAGGTTTCTATATTTCTATCTTGGCAATATTTTGCAGAGTAAGGGGAAATTTCAATTCCGTAAGGCGTAAACCCGAACTTTTTTGCTCTTTCCAAAAATCCTCCAAAGGAAGAGCCTACGTCTAAGAAATTTCCGGATTTTACGAATTTCTGAATATTTTTCAGACGTGCATCCCAAACGAAAGAATCAAACTTTTCTGTTTTCCTTTCGTCTTTATAGGAATAATTTGAACTCCCTGAGTAATAGTTCTCGTCGTAAATTGCTTTAAGCGATTTGGGCTTAGGGTGGATTGTTTGGAGCCCGCAGTTTTTGCATTTATAAATAGGTAGATTGTAATTATGGAAAGTAGAATTGTAAAGAAACTCCCAATTGCAATTTTCATCGAGAGGGCAGTTTGTTATTTTCTTGCTTTGAATATCCAATGGCAAATTCTTTCTTCCAATTTTCCGATAGGAGATCTTTCTGAATAGCCAAATTCAGAATACGAAAAATCTTTTAATAAATCTTTCAATTCGTCAAAACTATATAAAAAAATTTGTCCTCCTTTTAAGTCTTCTATTTGGATTTCTGTATTTTTTACTTTGAGATAGGTGTCGTTTTTTG from Leptospiraceae bacterium encodes:
- a CDS encoding thermonuclease family protein, which gives rise to MVKIILPLFLISFLSLFSEEILTGKVVGVSDGDTIRLYSKEDNTQYKIRLSGIDAPEKNQTHGRKSKQALSDFIFGKIVEVSVQGEDKYKRILGYIKSENQNINLEMVKTGNAWVYRKYNRSKEYIEAERIAKDKKIGLWNLEDPIPPWEFRKEKKKSKKKKWIFHF
- a CDS encoding 50S ribosomal protein L11 methyltransferase, which codes for MKYRECKIQIPKKIYDEFEEFVLQLPIEGYYEILFDPENPKSHKEGIISDNTRLSVYLKEDDLHTELKIFVFLKIHSLDDFFLESKIIETKDYEESYKEFYTPFEIGRYFIIPTWEKSKNANTPSSSIPLFLNPGMAFGTGHHETTKLMLNRMSSLNFTEKSILDIGTGSGILSIGAALLGAKFVTALDIDPNSIRAAEYNWNENAIPPNVRFELYEGGFDHKMAQEKKYDFLLTNITYSVISNNIDFISSIQTDHFLFSGVITEKRDLAIELFSKNLGGKLLYEDKLNDWVIIEWSK
- a CDS encoding YihY/virulence factor BrkB family protein, with protein sequence MQTKKNEFLIKLFDLNRENKFLRSVIVALRVISVSIFRFLKDDCLTKASGIAYTAIVSLVPMLTVALALITITSGFNEKKDVLFDEINSFLLKNNILIDINPYLETLNSIISAATQIGAIGFVVLIFSATAVLRTFETSFNQIWRIQSDRSFFNKLIFYFFILTIGPLLFMTIGGISEKVSGIIRSPHYFSIARSSDNYLWISGEKGTILKVNENGKRLAILKDLKIDFENMKCLNSFGEDIGVCNKPKIQSENFVKIRNKGKTLFAISENGVLLDSTNLGAEWNVTYFNGTKFKDFSIVTEDQLFLVMENGELLRYNRNGISYKPVFTGVLKMSANKITFFNETIGFILDTNGTLWKTKDGGDSFVPQKISTNSINDIEALNPMTLFVVGDRGTILKSEDGGNNWLNISHKRNSYKKLWILSDSNGPVILVLNDIGEILQSFDSGVKWVSYQDISKAKPTAMITINPKVVFTSFKEEKQKEAPNSEVSTKTVSGDILSVGEFRKISIGDIQDKTIVWENIQGGGSVFSLYSIFGFIVPLFGVWIFFLSLFLLIPNDRVPFLSAAIGACVTGVIFLMFSIFFKFYVTSFSETTMIIYRALAVIPISLLGVYSLSLIVLFGAEITATLHHKERYLLPEHPFVEIDESLQNGFYKGVSFLQEIYRSQRDKGTLLSNRELQKKLNFGITDYENLERKLQESNLITVSTQGEVCPVKRSEDLSLYSVYEILVGESFHCPLNEENLENTKKLTAHFQLLGNTVKSQFSSIHFSDLI
- a CDS encoding class I SAM-dependent methyltransferase; protein product: MPLDIQSKKITNCPLDENCNWEFLYNSTFHNYNLPIYKCKNCGLQTIHPKPKSLKAIYDENYYSGSSNYSYKDERKTEKFDSFVWDARLKNIQKFVKSGNFLDVGSSFGGFLERAKKFGFTPYGIEISPYSAKYCQDRNIETFQGEFLDSKFPNHFFDVITLIEVIEHLDKPKEVFQKLFDLLKKDGLLVIQTANFEGWQAISAGASYHYYLPGHLFYYSESNLKKILTKNGFSKFYSFFGVDFPLLAKLQKSRGSFSKLTDYLTWFRISFYHFKSKIRLNNKSLTSSLVLYAVK